A single Deltaproteobacteria bacterium DNA region contains:
- a CDS encoding LD-carboxypeptidase, protein MKPILRIIRPSSREIKDLLASRIPGLESRGFGVLYDELLSDADWTYSAGTAELRAQALVEALREPGSDFVLCARGGYGASDLLPLLPWSELAQLQPKLLIGFSDVSAIHAAFYSQLGWRGLHGPMPATTLWNDVDGTNTDDIDALINNLQHWLTGSCSGSIPISTITGVLPGHLRGRLFGGCFTVLTNLIGTPYFPRSLADHIVFIEDTDEHPARLMRALNQWIQSGALNGVKAVVVGHLRNLGTQIPDCAPFVMQQFAKRLDVPVFHSPLFGHTQPNYPMMIGAEAAIEGDRLTWETVIHTQKSSGKRSAPS, encoded by the coding sequence GTGAAACCCATACTCCGGATTATCAGGCCGTCTAGCCGCGAGATTAAGGACCTACTTGCGAGCCGTATACCTGGATTAGAAAGCAGAGGTTTCGGTGTTTTATATGATGAATTACTTTCTGACGCAGACTGGACATACAGCGCTGGCACTGCTGAACTAAGGGCGCAAGCTCTGGTGGAAGCCTTACGGGAGCCCGGGTCCGATTTTGTCCTGTGTGCTCGCGGAGGCTACGGGGCCAGTGACCTTTTACCCTTGCTCCCCTGGTCGGAGTTGGCACAGCTGCAACCTAAGTTGCTAATCGGTTTCTCAGACGTGTCGGCTATTCACGCAGCCTTTTATAGTCAGCTCGGGTGGCGTGGGCTCCACGGGCCGATGCCTGCTACCACACTCTGGAACGATGTTGACGGTACGAACACAGATGATATCGATGCTCTCATCAATAATCTCCAGCACTGGCTTACTGGTAGCTGTAGCGGCTCGATCCCAATCTCCACGATTACAGGTGTCCTTCCAGGACACCTGAGGGGAAGACTATTTGGAGGCTGTTTTACCGTTCTTACCAATTTGATTGGAACACCATACTTTCCAAGATCTCTAGCCGACCATATCGTCTTTATCGAGGATACGGATGAACATCCCGCGCGTCTCATGCGCGCGCTTAACCAATGGATTCAAAGTGGCGCGCTCAACGGCGTGAAAGCCGTGGTAGTTGGCCATCTCCGTAATCTTGGAACCCAAATTCCGGACTGTGCGCCATTCGTTATGCAGCAATTTGCTAAACGTCTAGATGTCCCAGTGTTTCACAGCCCTTTATTTGGTCACACCCAACCCAATTACCCAATGATGATCGGAGCCGAGGCCGCGATAGAAGGCGATCGATTGACATGGGAGACCGTAATTCATACCCAAAAATCATCAGGTAAGAGGAGTGCTCCTTCATGA